The genomic region AATATGAATCTCAGCAATCTAAAGCCCGCTATTGGTGCTACCCGCAATGAAAAGCGTGTAGGTCGTGGTACGGGTTCCGGCCGCGGCGGCACGTCGACGCGTGGTCATAAAGGTGCCAAGTCCCGTTCGGGTTATTCCAAGAAGTCGGGTTTTGAAGGTGGCCAAATGCCCCTGCAGCGCCGAGTGCCTAAGTTTGGTTTCAAAAATATCAACCGTGTGGAATATAAGAGCATCAATTTGGATGTTCTAGCTTCACTCACTGAAAAAGACAGCACTATTTCTACTTTAGACGCTGCTTACTTCGTGAATGCTGGTTTGGTATCTAAAAACGCTAAGGTAAAGATTCTAGGCCGCGGTGAAATTACCAAAGCAGTAGAAGTTCATGCTCATGCCTTCTCAAAATCGGCTGTTGAGGCCATTGAAAAGGCTGGAGGCAAAGCTGTGACGCTGTAAAGCATACTAAGCAATGAAAAAGTTTATCGAGACGATAAAAAATATTTTCAAAATTGAGGATCTGAGAACTCGGATCCTCAATACTGTTTTTTTCATTGCTATCTATCGGCTAGGCTCTTATGTAGTTTTGCCAGGGGTAGACCCTACTCAGTTAAAACAGGGTGCTCAAGGCCTTTTCGGTATTCTAGACACTTTGTTGGGGGGAGCATTCAGTCATGCTTCCATCTTTGCACTCGGTATCATGCCTTATATTTCGGCATCTATCGTGTTGCAACTTTTGACTATCGCTGTTCCTTATTTTCAGAAATTACAGAAGGAAGGCGAGTCTGGTCGAAAGAAAATCAACCAGTACACTCGCTTCCTTACGATACCTATTGTGATGGCTCAATCAGTGGGTTTCATCGCAACTATCAATGCAGAAGCAATAACTAATCCTGGATTATTATTCACCATTACTACGATGGTAGTAATCACTGCGGGCACATTGTTCTGCATGTGGTTGGGTGAAAAGATTACCGATAAGGGCATTGGTAACGGCATTTCCATGATCATCATGATCGGGATTGTATCACGTCTGCCTGGTGCTTTGATTGGGGAAGCGGCAGCCAAGCGTATGCAAGGCTCTCTTATCTTCCTGATTGAACTCGTTGTGCTATTTTTAGTG from Hymenobacter aerilatus harbors:
- the rplO gene encoding 50S ribosomal protein L15, giving the protein MNLSNLKPAIGATRNEKRVGRGTGSGRGGTSTRGHKGAKSRSGYSKKSGFEGGQMPLQRRVPKFGFKNINRVEYKSINLDVLASLTEKDSTISTLDAAYFVNAGLVSKNAKVKILGRGEITKAVEVHAHAFSKSAVEAIEKAGGKAVTL